A region of Reichenbachiella carrageenanivorans DNA encodes the following proteins:
- a CDS encoding rhodanese-like domain-containing protein, whose amino-acid sequence MRYWLTIFCLVPFTLQAQDDKSDKQEAKFYRMVDGLLDHAVEEVKVQDGIPENAVLLDARSEEEYKVSHLAHARWVGYDDFDVRTILDVDKNAEILVYCSVGYRSEKVAEQLKSAGYTNAKNLYGGLFDWVNHGLPVVDSLGHPTQQVHGYNLLWGRWVTKGEVVY is encoded by the coding sequence ATGAGGTATTGGCTTACGATATTCTGCCTAGTCCCATTTACCCTGCAGGCACAAGACGACAAATCGGACAAGCAAGAAGCGAAGTTTTATCGAATGGTAGACGGCTTGCTGGATCATGCTGTGGAGGAGGTAAAGGTGCAGGATGGTATTCCCGAAAATGCTGTATTGCTCGATGCCAGATCTGAGGAGGAGTATAAGGTCAGTCACTTGGCGCATGCGCGATGGGTCGGGTATGATGATTTTGATGTGCGTACCATATTGGACGTAGACAAGAATGCCGAGATATTGGTGTACTGCTCGGTAGGATACCGCAGCGAGAAAGTAGCGGAGCAACTAAAATCGGCAGGATATACTAATGCCAAAAATCTCTACGGAGGCCTATTCGATTGGGTGAATCATGGTCTGCCAGTCGTGGACAGTCTCGGACATCCTACGCAGCAAGTACACGGATATAACCTCCTATGGGGTAGGTGGGTCACGAAAGGGGAAGTGGTCTATTAG
- the trxA gene encoding thioredoxin has translation MNSFSILVVSAFMATFSDIIHGDQPVLVDFYADWCGPCQQMAPVLSELKGELNGQAQVIKVDVDKNQKVSQVYQIRTIPTMILFKKGKILWRHSGTATKAQLKSVIAAHQ, from the coding sequence TTGAACTCCTTTTCTATTTTAGTCGTTTCAGCTTTTATGGCTACTTTTTCAGATATCATCCATGGAGACCAACCCGTATTGGTCGATTTTTATGCCGACTGGTGTGGGCCTTGCCAGCAGATGGCACCCGTACTGTCCGAACTCAAAGGCGAGCTCAATGGGCAGGCACAAGTCATCAAAGTAGATGTAGACAAAAATCAAAAAGTGTCTCAAGTCTATCAAATCCGTACCATACCCACCATGATCCTTTTTAAGAAAGGGAAAATCCTGTGGCGGCACTCAGGTACAGCCACCAAAGCACAACTGAAATCCGTGATAGCGGCTCATCAATGA
- a CDS encoding LemA family protein: protein MNKKTLIILGVLALVVIWMYSSVTGKYNAMVSMDEGVTAQWANVETQYQRRADLIPNLVNTVKGYAAHEKETLEGVIAARAKATSTTIDPSNLNAQSMQQFQEAQSGLSSALSRLLVTVEKYPDLKANQNFLELQAQLEGTENRIAVERRRFNEIVQSYNTLIRRFPNTIFAGMFGFEKRTPFAAQAGSENAPTVEF, encoded by the coding sequence ATGAACAAAAAGACTTTAATAATACTCGGAGTACTCGCATTGGTCGTGATATGGATGTACAGCTCCGTGACCGGAAAATACAACGCCATGGTGAGCATGGACGAAGGCGTGACTGCGCAGTGGGCCAACGTAGAGACGCAGTACCAAAGACGTGCAGATTTGATTCCTAATTTGGTGAATACCGTGAAAGGCTATGCTGCTCACGAAAAGGAGACTCTAGAGGGCGTGATTGCTGCAAGAGCTAAAGCAACCAGCACCACGATAGACCCTAGCAACTTGAATGCGCAGTCTATGCAGCAGTTTCAAGAGGCACAGAGCGGCTTGTCTTCGGCACTATCTAGACTATTGGTGACGGTAGAGAAGTACCCTGATTTGAAAGCCAACCAAAACTTTTTGGAGCTACAGGCACAACTAGAAGGTACAGAAAACAGAATTGCGGTAGAGCGTAGAAGGTTCAATGAAATCGTACAGAGCTATAATACACTCATTCGAAGATTTCCTAATACGATTTTTGCAGGCATGTTTGGCTTCGAAAAGAGAACCCCATTTGCCGCCCAAGCGGGTAGCGAAAATGCACCGACTGTAGAGTTTTAA
- a CDS encoding TPM domain-containing protein, whose product MKIKNIKTLFVAISFIFLSNLTIAQDYVPVPELKQRVTDLTQTISSNNLEYLEDKIARFEQEKGSQIAILILPTTAPEEIEQYSIRVAEKWKIGRGGVDDGVLMIIAKDDRKLRIDVGYGLEGAIPDIYAKRIIENIITPEFRHGQFAVGINGGLDAIINLINGEDLPAVTQANHKPQGSGKRMSIWLMVFGVIALSVIKSMIKKSSIKYAIAIAIAILLGFLFADILMGIISLVVSLVMLFGNSSGRGGGGYYGGSGGGFSSGRGGFGGFSGGGGGFGGGGASGGW is encoded by the coding sequence ATGAAAATCAAGAATATAAAAACTCTTTTCGTAGCTATTAGTTTCATTTTCCTCAGCAATCTTACAATTGCCCAAGACTATGTGCCCGTACCTGAACTCAAGCAGCGAGTAACCGATCTCACACAAACAATCTCATCCAATAATCTTGAATATCTGGAAGATAAAATCGCCAGATTCGAGCAGGAAAAAGGCAGCCAAATAGCCATACTGATCTTGCCCACTACCGCCCCGGAAGAAATCGAACAATACAGCATTCGTGTAGCCGAAAAGTGGAAAATCGGCCGTGGAGGCGTAGACGATGGCGTCTTGATGATCATCGCCAAAGACGACCGAAAACTCAGAATAGACGTAGGCTACGGCCTCGAAGGAGCCATTCCCGACATCTATGCCAAGCGCATCATTGAAAACATCATCACACCAGAATTTAGACACGGGCAATTTGCCGTTGGTATCAATGGTGGCCTAGATGCTATTATCAATCTGATCAATGGCGAGGACTTGCCTGCCGTGACCCAAGCCAACCACAAACCCCAAGGCTCTGGCAAGCGGATGTCGATTTGGCTCATGGTCTTTGGAGTCATCGCGCTCAGTGTGATCAAGTCGATGATTAAAAAATCATCTATAAAATATGCAATTGCGATCGCGATTGCCATTCTACTCGGTTTCCTTTTCGCCGATATCTTGATGGGCATCATCTCGCTCGTCGTTTCTCTGGTGATGCTGTTTGGCAACTCTAGTGGAAGAGGCGGTGGAGGTTACTACGGGGGCTCTGGCGGAGGATTCTCCTCAGGCCGTGGTGGATTTGGAGGCTTCTCTGGTGGAGGCGGCGGATTCGGCGGAGGCGGTGCTTCTGGAGGCTGGTAG
- a CDS encoding TPM domain-containing protein — MRKKFEFSEADKKQVKEAIQALEQKTAGEMVVYFARESDSYLMACWKLSSIFGAIFLTLIATLSYLWLLPASVSVMTICLTAIGTTAIGFAIPYFIHTLRVSFTPDEIVSHRVLTKARDIFLQEEIFNTTDRIGILIYISELEHQVQVLGDSGINAKIEQEDWNEVLGLVIQGIKANKPAQGIASAIGKCEDLLLANDFVNVVKPDNELSDDMRIEE, encoded by the coding sequence ATGAGAAAGAAATTCGAATTTTCGGAAGCAGATAAAAAACAAGTAAAAGAGGCCATACAAGCGCTAGAGCAAAAAACAGCTGGCGAAATGGTGGTGTATTTTGCGAGAGAAAGCGACAGCTATTTGATGGCTTGTTGGAAACTATCCAGCATTTTCGGGGCGATCTTCCTGACACTGATCGCTACCCTCTCGTATCTATGGCTCTTGCCTGCCTCGGTGAGCGTCATGACCATTTGCCTGACAGCTATAGGCACTACTGCCATAGGCTTTGCGATCCCCTATTTTATACACACGCTGCGGGTGTCATTCACTCCAGATGAGATCGTGTCGCATCGCGTACTCACCAAGGCTCGGGACATATTCTTGCAAGAAGAAATATTCAACACCACTGACCGAATTGGCATCTTGATCTACATCAGCGAGCTCGAACACCAAGTACAAGTACTGGGCGACTCGGGTATCAATGCCAAAATAGAGCAAGAAGACTGGAACGAAGTGCTCGGCCTCGTGATCCAAGGCATCAAAGCCAACAAACCCGCTCAAGGCATCGCCAGCGCCATAGGCAAATGCGAAGATCTGCTCCTCGCCAATGACTTTGTGAACGTAGTGAAACCCGACAATGAGCTGTCGGATGATATGAGGATAGAGGAGTAA
- the mgrA gene encoding L-glyceraldehyde 3-phosphate reductase, with the protein MAYKPSEDRYKTMKYRRCGKSGLLLPAISLGLWHNFGHVDEYENGKKMMQYAFDQGITHFDLANNYGPPPGSAEENFGKMLKEDLMSYRDEMIISTKAGYHMWEGPYGDWGSRKYILSSLDQSLKRMGLEYVDIFYHHRPDPNTPIEESALALDHAVKQGKALYVGVSNYKPEQTAEIAKIFKELKTPFVIHQPRYSMFDRWVEDGLLDTLASHGVGSIVFSPLAQGLLTDKYLKGIPKDSRAAKDWGFLKSDHITEEKINKVLALQEVAESRGQTISQLAIAWLLRNDVVTSVLIGASSVEQLKQNLASIDNIAFSQQELDEIEKILKG; encoded by the coding sequence ATGGCTTACAAACCATCAGAAGACAGATACAAAACCATGAAATACCGACGCTGCGGCAAATCAGGGTTGTTGTTGCCGGCTATCTCGCTAGGGCTCTGGCACAACTTCGGACATGTAGATGAATATGAAAACGGTAAGAAAATGATGCAGTATGCCTTCGACCAAGGGATTACCCATTTCGATTTAGCCAACAACTACGGCCCGCCTCCGGGGTCGGCAGAGGAGAACTTTGGGAAGATGCTCAAAGAAGACCTGATGTCCTATCGGGATGAGATGATCATTTCGACTAAGGCTGGCTATCACATGTGGGAAGGGCCATATGGAGACTGGGGCAGCCGAAAATACATCCTGTCGAGTCTGGATCAGTCCTTGAAAAGAATGGGGTTGGAGTATGTGGATATTTTTTACCACCACAGGCCAGATCCAAATACGCCGATAGAAGAATCTGCTTTGGCGTTGGATCATGCCGTGAAGCAAGGCAAGGCCTTGTATGTGGGTGTGTCCAACTACAAGCCTGAGCAAACGGCCGAAATTGCTAAGATTTTCAAGGAATTGAAAACGCCTTTTGTGATTCATCAGCCCCGATATTCGATGTTTGATCGTTGGGTAGAAGATGGGTTGCTAGATACGCTGGCGTCGCATGGCGTAGGCAGTATTGTCTTTTCGCCGTTGGCACAAGGGCTATTGACCGACAAGTATTTGAAAGGTATTCCTAAAGATTCGAGAGCGGCCAAAGACTGGGGCTTTTTGAAGTCTGATCATATCACCGAGGAGAAAATCAACAAGGTGTTGGCCTTGCAGGAAGTTGCAGAATCGAGAGGGCAAACCATTTCGCAGTTGGCTATTGCTTGGCTACTGAGAAATGACGTAGTGACTTCCGTACTGATCGGAGCCAGTAGCGTCGAACAGTTGAAGCAGAACTTGGCTAGTATCGACAATATTGCGTTTAGTCAGCAAGAGCTTGATGAGATAGAAAAGATTTTGAAAGGGTGA
- a CDS encoding SixA phosphatase family protein encodes MKTLYLVRHAKSSWKDASLRDRDRPLNKRGKRDAPRMADVLKEKVNCPDVFVSSPSRRTQDTAVSFLHVYGKLIADLELEEALFHGDEGDMASVIGRLDNGHQSAMLFVHNPGITDYANELAKVSIFNIPTCGVAAISLDTDCWSEVGKCPAEMLFYYYPKGLDLQF; translated from the coding sequence ATGAAGACCCTCTACCTCGTTCGGCATGCCAAGTCCAGCTGGAAAGATGCCAGCTTGCGCGATAGAGACCGCCCGCTCAACAAACGAGGAAAGCGGGACGCTCCCCGAATGGCCGATGTGCTCAAAGAAAAAGTGAATTGTCCAGATGTATTTGTGAGCAGTCCGTCTCGCAGGACACAAGACACTGCTGTTAGTTTTTTGCATGTATATGGCAAGTTGATAGCTGATTTGGAGTTGGAGGAAGCCCTATTTCATGGCGATGAGGGTGACATGGCATCAGTGATAGGCCGCTTGGACAATGGGCATCAATCGGCGATGCTATTCGTTCACAATCCGGGCATTACCGACTATGCCAACGAATTGGCGAAAGTCAGTATTTTTAACATCCCCACTTGTGGAGTGGCGGCCATAAGCCTCGATACAGACTGCTGGTCGGAAGTAGGCAAGTGCCCTGCCGAGATGCTTTTTTATTATTATCCGAAAGGATTAGATTTACAATTCTGA
- a CDS encoding PHP domain-containing protein has protein sequence MTNAEIKNKLKLAAKLMELHGENPFKTRSYQTAADTISGLDVELSTLATDDIPQIEGIGKGMAANIVQLLERGSFESMDQLKADTPEGVIEMFKISGFGPKKIAVLWKEGGAETLEDLLDLCAQGRVAKLKGFAEKTQESLKHAIQFALSCRGFERYANVEPFMIHILAAFENQPTITLFSETAELRRRMETISRLDFLIASDDFEATRQVINLLPDFMENEKLSGPFSWYGIYGKCDIPVKIRFCATDRFYNTLVETTANPKHLHAPLDGGKTLQAVVDEKTFESEATIYKAAGLALMVPELREGSFEIDLAKQNKLPELIEMKDLKGILHNHSTYSDGKHTLRQMAEHCRDLGYEYLGITDHSQTAVYASGLKDFEVKAQQEEIKKLNEELAPFKVFSGIESDILADGSLDYPEEILASFDFIVASVHSGLTMDQTKATNRLLAAIHNPHTTILGHMTGRLILEREGYPVDHKAVIDACAERGVVIEINASPYRLDIDWRWIQYALEKGVTLSINPDAHKMEGYKDMYYGLLAARKGGLTKAHCLNAMSLKEISSYFEGKKK, from the coding sequence GTGACGAACGCCGAAATAAAAAACAAACTCAAACTTGCCGCCAAACTCATGGAACTTCATGGAGAGAATCCATTCAAAACCCGGAGTTATCAGACTGCCGCAGATACCATCAGCGGATTGGATGTGGAGCTGAGTACATTGGCTACGGACGACATCCCCCAAATAGAAGGCATTGGCAAAGGCATGGCAGCCAACATCGTACAGCTGTTGGAAAGAGGTTCGTTCGAAAGTATGGATCAGCTGAAGGCAGATACGCCAGAAGGTGTCATTGAGATGTTTAAAATATCAGGGTTTGGCCCAAAGAAAATCGCAGTACTTTGGAAAGAAGGTGGAGCAGAAACGCTCGAAGATTTGCTCGATCTCTGTGCGCAAGGCCGAGTAGCCAAACTCAAAGGGTTTGCTGAAAAGACACAGGAGTCATTGAAGCATGCCATACAGTTTGCACTTAGCTGCCGGGGCTTTGAGCGCTATGCTAATGTGGAGCCTTTTATGATCCACATTTTAGCAGCTTTCGAAAACCAACCGACAATTACCTTGTTTTCTGAAACGGCCGAATTGCGCCGTAGAATGGAGACTATTAGCCGTTTGGATTTTTTGATCGCTTCTGATGATTTTGAAGCGACTCGGCAGGTGATCAATCTCCTTCCTGATTTTATGGAAAATGAAAAGCTTTCTGGGCCGTTTAGTTGGTACGGCATTTATGGTAAGTGTGACATTCCTGTCAAAATTCGCTTTTGTGCTACGGATCGGTTTTACAATACATTGGTGGAAACCACGGCCAATCCAAAGCATCTCCATGCGCCGCTTGATGGGGGCAAGACCCTGCAAGCCGTGGTAGACGAAAAGACATTCGAATCCGAAGCGACTATATACAAGGCGGCAGGTTTGGCGCTGATGGTGCCAGAGCTTAGAGAGGGGAGTTTCGAAATTGACCTAGCTAAGCAAAACAAACTGCCCGAACTAATAGAAATGAAAGACCTGAAAGGTATTCTGCACAATCATTCCACTTATAGTGATGGCAAACACACCTTGCGGCAGATGGCGGAGCATTGCAGAGACCTAGGGTATGAATATTTGGGTATTACCGATCACAGTCAGACGGCTGTGTATGCCAGTGGTTTGAAGGATTTTGAGGTGAAAGCACAGCAAGAAGAAATCAAAAAACTGAATGAAGAATTAGCTCCGTTCAAGGTTTTTTCAGGTATAGAATCGGATATTTTGGCGGATGGATCGCTCGATTATCCAGAAGAGATTCTGGCTAGTTTCGACTTTATCGTGGCCTCCGTACACTCTGGGCTCACCATGGATCAGACCAAAGCCACCAATCGTCTACTCGCCGCCATTCACAATCCACACACTACGATTCTGGGACATATGACTGGCCGGTTGATTTTAGAACGTGAAGGATATCCTGTAGATCACAAGGCCGTGATCGACGCTTGCGCGGAACGGGGCGTAGTGATCGAGATCAACGCCAGCCCGTATCGGCTAGATATCGATTGGAGGTGGATTCAGTATGCCTTGGAAAAAGGCGTAACCCTAAGCATCAACCCTGACGCACATAAGATGGAGGGCTACAAGGATATGTATTATGGTCTGCTGGCTGCTCGCAAAGGGGGGCTGACTAAAGCTCATTGCCTCAATGCGATGAGTCTAAAGGAGATTTCGAGCTATTTTGAAGGGAAGAAGAAATGA
- a CDS encoding oligosaccharide flippase family protein yields the protein MHKNINTKLRFISYHCGESKLKNRLGVVIKQSSISAFFTYLGAGIGFVNTIVLFPLFLSTEQIGLLRVIPSTAFLITSFAQLGIGQALLKFAPELKKKPEGLAQLITFCVIIVLLGFLIASGLLYVFETPIKAYFSTNSELLSDYFLVVTVLILILSLHNLFETYGRLFLKTIAQNIIKEIVLRLMLSISVALYYLQLITFHQLVYSLILMYGLMLLMLIGYIFGMGELKFSTKLDLINKPLLKRIGMYSMFVMIGTGSTNIVLNIDQVMISSALGLSANGIYSTVFYFAVMIELSRRVIAQITTPLVSDSLENEDWPAIEKIYKQTSINQMVVGGLFFIGLICNLDNIFALMANGDEFRAGRYVVYFIGLSKVMEMAFANSSAIISMSSYYKFNVITIAILAILMIGLNLILIPAYGISGAAFASFAALFIFSLMKMIFIKIKFGFSPFTWKNGSLLLIGCVVLILGLNVPTLDNSLLDLIIRSSAIGLVYCTAIYLFKISAEINGGLQHLLKKRKG from the coding sequence TTGCATAAGAATATAAATACCAAATTACGGTTTATAAGTTATCATTGCGGCGAATCAAAGCTCAAAAACCGGTTGGGAGTAGTCATCAAACAAAGTAGTATTTCTGCCTTTTTCACCTATTTAGGTGCAGGTATCGGCTTTGTCAATACCATCGTACTGTTTCCTCTGTTTTTATCTACTGAGCAGATCGGTTTGCTCCGCGTTATTCCATCAACGGCTTTTTTGATTACATCTTTTGCGCAATTAGGCATTGGCCAGGCATTGCTAAAATTTGCCCCAGAGCTTAAGAAGAAACCCGAAGGGTTGGCGCAGCTCATTACATTTTGCGTAATCATTGTCTTGCTAGGATTTCTTATTGCCAGTGGCCTACTCTATGTATTTGAGACGCCTATCAAAGCCTATTTCAGCACAAACTCAGAGCTGCTTTCAGACTATTTTTTGGTGGTAACTGTCCTGATATTGATCCTTTCGCTCCACAACTTATTTGAGACATACGGCCGCCTATTTTTAAAGACCATCGCCCAAAATATCATCAAAGAAATCGTACTTCGCCTGATGCTCTCCATCAGCGTGGCACTATACTACTTGCAGTTGATCACCTTTCACCAGCTCGTCTATAGTCTAATTCTGATGTATGGGCTGATGCTCCTGATGCTGATCGGTTACATTTTTGGAATGGGAGAACTCAAGTTTAGCACCAAATTGGATCTGATAAACAAGCCCCTACTCAAACGAATCGGCATGTATTCGATGTTTGTGATGATCGGTACTGGCAGCACCAATATTGTACTCAATATCGATCAGGTGATGATCTCATCTGCCTTGGGGCTGAGTGCCAATGGCATCTACTCTACCGTATTTTATTTTGCCGTGATGATCGAACTCTCTCGACGTGTCATTGCACAAATCACCACACCTCTGGTCTCCGATTCGCTAGAAAACGAAGACTGGCCAGCTATCGAAAAAATCTACAAGCAAACTTCCATCAACCAGATGGTCGTTGGAGGATTGTTCTTTATCGGACTGATCTGCAATCTGGACAATATTTTTGCACTCATGGCCAATGGTGACGAGTTTCGAGCAGGTCGCTATGTGGTCTATTTCATTGGTTTATCCAAAGTCATGGAAATGGCTTTTGCCAATAGTAGTGCCATCATATCCATGTCCAGTTACTACAAGTTCAACGTGATCACTATAGCCATTCTAGCCATTTTGATGATTGGTCTTAATCTGATACTAATACCTGCATATGGGATCTCAGGTGCTGCTTTTGCCTCCTTTGCTGCCCTATTTATTTTCTCTTTAATGAAAATGATTTTCATTAAAATAAAATTCGGTTTTTCCCCATTTACATGGAAAAACGGTTCGCTTCTTTTGATCGGATGTGTCGTTTTGATCTTGGGATTGAACGTACCTACCTTAGACAATTCTCTGCTAGATTTGATTATTCGCTCCTCTGCTATAGGCTTGGTTTATTGTACAGCCATATATCTATTTAAAATTTCGGCAGAAATAAATGGTGGCTTACAGCACCTTCTGAAAAAACGAAAAGGCTAG
- a CDS encoding DMT family transporter, which translates to MNKNLWLFIIPALIWGSTWFTIKFQLGIVDPLISVVYRYWLAGILMLFFCVVAKKNMRFSLKDHAFMALQGLLLFGVNYWMVYEAEVYLASGLIAVAYSTMVFFNSGFGAIFLRRPINKSILLAALFGLTGTVLIFSNEFLGLSFTRETWVGTGVTLLSVVVASLGNITSARNSANQIPVIQANAFGMLYGGIWMGILALILGRPFSFDPSVTYIFSLLYLTVFGSIIAFGTYLTLISKVGADKAAYALVIIPVIAIGISSVFENYQMTWYAGLGVGMILIGNVLAIRKKH; encoded by the coding sequence ATGAATAAGAATCTTTGGCTATTTATCATTCCTGCCCTCATCTGGGGGTCTACTTGGTTTACCATAAAATTCCAATTGGGTATCGTGGATCCGTTGATTTCGGTAGTTTACCGGTATTGGTTGGCAGGTATACTGATGCTGTTTTTTTGTGTAGTAGCTAAGAAAAACATGCGTTTTTCGTTGAAAGATCATGCGTTTATGGCGTTACAAGGATTGCTGCTTTTTGGTGTCAACTATTGGATGGTCTATGAGGCGGAAGTCTATCTGGCCAGTGGTCTTATTGCTGTAGCTTATTCTACCATGGTGTTTTTCAATTCGGGTTTTGGTGCTATTTTTCTCAGACGACCGATCAATAAAAGTATATTGCTAGCGGCGCTATTTGGCCTTACAGGTACCGTGCTTATTTTTAGCAACGAATTTTTGGGTCTCAGTTTTACGCGTGAGACATGGGTAGGAACTGGCGTTACGCTTCTGTCTGTGGTGGTCGCCTCGTTGGGCAATATCACTTCGGCAAGAAACTCAGCGAATCAGATCCCTGTCATACAAGCCAATGCTTTTGGGATGCTCTATGGAGGTATCTGGATGGGAATATTAGCCTTGATATTAGGGAGACCATTTTCTTTTGACCCGTCAGTTACCTATATTTTTTCATTGCTCTACCTTACTGTTTTTGGTTCTATTATAGCTTTTGGTACGTACCTCACACTCATAAGCAAAGTAGGAGCAGACAAGGCGGCTTATGCATTGGTGATTATCCCGGTGATAGCCATTGGCATCTCATCGGTTTTCGAGAATTATCAGATGACTTGGTATGCTGGTTTGGGTGTTGGTATGATTCTGATAGGTAATGTCTTGGCAATCAGAAAGAAGCACTAG
- a CDS encoding ATP-binding protein has translation MNLHEQILDSYDSLVVFSFDKEYRIRSLNKSGARLLHQMYGRHAKIGDCILEYFRSGYNISLAQKHFDMALKGKSFTVTRPFDSGDSIRYLNLMYAPLKEKGQISGFSAMVVDVTEKMKHDEERIHVNELYKSLFMTSTDAIMTLEPPSWNFTTGNTTILHMFKVKNLEEWTAIGPWQVSPKHQPDGEASGQKAKRMIEIAMQNGSHFFEWIHQRMDGTCFPATVLLTRVDYSKRHFLQATIRDITKEKQAEKELKTQTELQSILMKISSKYINTPLETVHQVIHDSLREIGKFVKADRSYLFEFDAINKTISNTYEWCAQDITSVIAESQQLPMNEIKELVDPLFNGDYIYIADTARMIDSNSKNILITQEVKSLLTVPLMHGPNCIGFVGFDSVVNHQTYTSKEIAILKLYSDMLVNIQMRTEKQMELEQLLYTTKDQNKRLKEFSYITSHNLRASVANLIGLSDMIEVIPESREYLSMLKITTQKLDKSLTNINDLINFENENDLLEKVDCSLSEAVQRVLKLTNQIMKHKEVELTVDIEESHTIKAFPAYLDSIFHNLITNALKYGITDTAKKLSIRANKETSGTSIFIQDEGLGIDLTKYRNKMFQIGTRLHDISDGQGLGLFMTKRQLEAMGGHIEVDSQTNLGTTFKLHFQN, from the coding sequence ATGAATCTTCATGAACAAATATTAGATAGTTATGACTCATTGGTAGTCTTTTCCTTTGACAAGGAATATCGAATTCGTTCGTTAAACAAAAGTGGCGCTCGCCTGCTACATCAGATGTATGGCAGACATGCCAAAATAGGCGATTGTATTTTGGAGTATTTCAGATCTGGATACAATATTTCTTTGGCTCAAAAGCATTTTGACATGGCATTGAAAGGCAAAAGCTTCACTGTGACAAGGCCTTTTGATTCAGGTGATTCGATTCGTTATTTAAATCTCATGTATGCCCCTCTCAAAGAAAAAGGTCAAATCTCTGGGTTTTCGGCTATGGTAGTAGATGTGACCGAAAAAATGAAACACGACGAGGAGCGTATTCATGTCAACGAACTGTACAAAAGTCTGTTCATGACATCTACTGATGCCATCATGACACTAGAGCCACCTAGTTGGAATTTCACCACTGGCAACACGACCATATTACACATGTTTAAGGTGAAAAATCTAGAAGAATGGACCGCAATTGGTCCATGGCAAGTATCTCCTAAGCATCAGCCTGACGGGGAAGCTTCTGGTCAAAAAGCCAAGCGCATGATCGAAATAGCCATGCAAAATGGTTCTCATTTTTTTGAATGGATTCATCAGCGAATGGACGGCACTTGCTTTCCTGCAACTGTACTACTGACTAGAGTAGACTATAGCAAAAGACATTTTTTGCAAGCGACTATTCGAGATATTACAAAAGAAAAACAGGCCGAGAAAGAACTAAAAACACAAACCGAATTGCAGAGTATTTTGATGAAAATATCATCCAAATACATCAACACACCATTAGAAACGGTACATCAAGTCATTCATGATTCGCTACGAGAAATAGGTAAGTTTGTGAAAGCAGACCGGTCCTATTTGTTTGAATTTGACGCCATCAACAAAACCATATCTAATACTTACGAATGGTGTGCCCAAGACATTACGTCTGTAATTGCCGAGTCTCAACAATTACCCATGAATGAAATTAAAGAGTTGGTAGACCCTCTTTTCAACGGAGATTATATCTATATCGCCGATACTGCTCGTATGATAGACAGCAACTCGAAGAATATTTTGATTACTCAAGAAGTCAAAAGCTTACTCACAGTACCCTTGATGCATGGTCCAAATTGCATTGGATTTGTAGGATTCGACTCGGTAGTCAATCATCAAACCTATACAAGTAAAGAAATAGCCATCTTGAAGTTATATTCGGATATGCTGGTGAATATTCAAATGCGAACAGAGAAACAGATGGAACTAGAACAGCTCCTGTATACCACCAAAGACCAAAACAAGCGACTCAAGGAATTTTCCTACATCACTTCACACAACTTGAGAGCTTCTGTAGCCAATTTGATTGGTCTTTCTGACATGATAGAGGTAATACCCGAAAGCAGAGAATACCTAAGCATGCTAAAGATTACCACCCAAAAGCTAGACAAATCACTTACCAACATCAATGATTTGATCAATTTTGAAAATGAAAATGACCTACTCGAAAAAGTAGACTGTAGCCTGTCAGAAGCCGTACAGCGAGTATTGAAACTGACCAACCAGATCATGAAACATAAAGAAGTAGAACTCACAGTCGACATCGAAGAATCACACACAATTAAAGCCTTCCCTGCCTATTTGGACAGTATTTTTCACAACCTGATTACCAATGCCTTGAAATATGGCATCACTGATACAGCTAAAAAACTATCTATTCGTGCAAATAAAGAAACCTCTGGCACTTCTATTTTCATTCAAGATGAAGGATTGGGCATAGACCTGACCAAATACCGAAACAAAATGTTTCAAATAGGCACACGACTGCATGACATATCAGATGGGCAAGGGTTAGGACTATTTATGACCAAACGTCAACTAGAGGCCATGGGTGGCCATATTGAGGTAGACAGTCAGACTAATCTCGGTACTACTTTTAAACTTCATTTCCAGAATTGA